The uncultured Methanoregula sp. genomic sequence TAACGATGAGATCCTCATGATCAAGATGCTCGTTCTTGCCGGCTGGCATGGCTTATCAGATTATGAGGTAGAACTCCTTGCCATAGACCGGTTATCGTTTCGACATTTTCTCGGGTATCCGGAGAAAATCCCCGATCGATCGACGGTATGGTTATTCCGGGAAAACCTGACGAACCACGGAAAGATCCATCTCATCTGGGATGAACTCCAGCGACAATTGGACGAACAAGGCTATTCGATAAAACGAGGTACCATTCAGGATGCATCGTTCATCACATCCGATCCCGGCCACGCCAAGGCAGATAAGCCCCGGGGAGATGTTGCAAAAACCCGACGAAGCCGGGATGGAACCTGGGCCAGGAAAGGTAACAAATCAGAATTTGGATACAAACTCCATTCACTCATCGACAAAGAATACCAGTTTGTCCGAAGATTCGATACATCAACTGCATCACTTCATGACAACCAGATTGATCTCTCGCAAAAAGGTGAAACGGTATACCGGGACAAAGGATATTTCGGAACCGTCCCTTTCGCCTCCATCGACAAAACAATGAAACGATCGGTTCGTGGTAAACCGATCTCAACGAAAGACAAACGCAGAAACCGGGCGATCAGCAGAACACGGTCTCTCGTTGAACGACCGTTTGCAGTGATCAAACGGGTGTTTCATGCTGGGCATGTGATGGTGACTACACACCTCCGGGTCCATGCTAAAAATCTCTTCGCCTGTTTCTCATACAATCTCTTTAATCTCGTAACTGTTCAAAAAAATCATACGGTCTAGCGGTAGCTTTCAAAAAAGGAAAATTGGGGGAAGTAACACAGAGTGCCTGATAGATTCTGATACTTTTTACAAGTATCAACATGCTCTATTGGTCCGGATTAAAAAGTGGGGGATTTTCGCTATTCTCTATAATAAAAAGTAAAATTATCCCAATCAATTTTTTTTCTTTTGATAGTTCTTTTATCATCAGTTATCCTCTTTTCAAAGATCTTATTGGTTGAATCCTAGTTGAACGATGAAGTGTTCGTCTCATCATTTGACGGAATATCATCACTTCCGTATTATAATAATAGTTGGAGCGTGGAGTGAAAATATCCAAAAGATCCTTTTCCTGCCCCCCCCTTCATCAAAACCCAAGCCCCCCTCCAAAGTAATATCCTAACCCACGAGCCCGGGGGCGAAGGAGCCAGAAAAATGGTTTCGTACAGAATGGAAACATCAAGAGTGCAATCCGCATCCTTGCAGAACCAATTGGAAACGCAGCGACGTTCAACACGATCGTCCAGTCGGTCATCGCGACCAACCCGTTAGCCTGTGTAGCCTGCATGACTGCCGGCGAGAGCCACCCCGCCGTTGAGAAATCCTGATAAGCCTGCACGGTAAGGGGCTCATCAGCACAACCCCGTTCTCCAAGACAGACGTGTCCAACCGGGACACGGGGACCTCATGGGGATCAGAATTACCGGGTCAATGCATTAATAATCCAAACGGTATACCTGTCTGGTAACAGGGAGCCGGAAATGGATCACTACGAATTGATTGCGGCAAAACGAGAACAAATCCTCCTGCTTGCAGCCCGGTTCGGGATAAAAGACATTCGTATCTTCGGCTCCGTTGCCCGGCACGAAGCCCGTGAGGGAAGTGATATAGACTTCCTTGTCGGGTTTCCACTCGGCACATCACTCCTGACTCATGCAGCATTCCAGCGGGAACTCTCTGAACTTCTTGAATGCGATGTGGATGTTGCATCGGTGAATGGACTCAAGGAACAGATCCGTCACTCTGTGATACAGGAAGCCGTACCGTTATGAGAAGTGATCGTGCACGGCTCCCCGATATTGATGAAGCCGTCCGGCGTATACGGGAAAACTCCCTTTAACAAAGGAGAAGTTCATCCGGTCGGACCTGCTGCAGGTCTGGGTTCTCTATCATATCCAGGTAATCGGTGAAGCGGCAAACGGGATCTCGCCGGAATTCCAGAAACATCACACGAACATTCCGTGGAAAGATATCATCGCCATGCGGCATCTTCTCGTCCATCAGTACTTTGGTATCGATCTGGATGAAATCTGGAACACGGCAAAACAGGATCTTCCCAGACTTCAGCAGGAGATCTCCCTTCTTTTATAACACGGGTTTTTCCCAAAGTCTCGTCACCATTACCTGCCGCCACCCGGGATACACACGGGACGACCATCAGCTGCGAAGGACAAGTACACCATCACTGCCGGGTTCAATGCGGAGCCGCAGCGGATCCCGCAACATGGCCCGGACAAAGGTCTTCCGGGGCGGAACCCCGATGAGCGTCAACCCCCTCAGAAATCCCCCCCCCACCGTTCCCCGCCCGGATCTGCAGCCTGTCCCGGGACCCCCCTTTCCGCTGTAATATGGCTACATATGACCTCTCTTTTTCCGACGTAAAAACCCCGAAAAAACACGATAACTATCCCTCTTTTTCGCGTAATATGACCTCCCGGGTCCGGAAAATGGGCAATCGGAGCCCGCAAAGGGCCCGGATTAGTCCATCCCAAAAACAGGGTACTCTCCGTGGAAGTGGGAGGTTACCCGGGAGGTCACCCGGGAAGTTACCCAGGGGGTTACCCAGAAAGTTTCTCCGACGGTTTACCCAGGAGGTCCCCCGGGAAGTTACCCAGGAGGTACTCAAAATTCCAATCAAATCTCAATAGCATTTAAGTTCTCTGTATCGAAACTACTGGTAGGAGCAGTGTTACAGAAAGGATGACTCCCGACAGGAAACTTACCGTTTTAGTTTCTTCCACAGTGTACGATTACGAAGAACTGCTGGAACGAATTTATGTACTCCTGACCCAGTTCGGATATGAAGTCTGGATGTCACACAAGGGAACCCCGCCGGTATCTTCTGACCTTTCGAATCTTGAAAACTGCTTAGCAGCTACGGAAAAATGCGACCTCTTTCTGGGAATTATTACTCCCCGGTATGGCAGCGGGATTTGTGAAGATGGATTATCGATCACACATCATGAATTGAAACGAGCCATTGAATTGAAAAAACCCCGCTGGATTCTTGCCCACGATCATGTATTTTTCGCCCACACACTTCTGAATAGTCTTGGTTTCGAAGGAAAAAACGGTCGAAAGAAACTCCCCCCATTGGAAAAACCATTTCTGGATCTTCGTACTATCGACATGTTCGAAGATGCAATCATTTCTGATATGCCGTATGGAAACAGGCAGGGTAACTGGGTACAGAAGTTTACATCAGATCCGGATGCAATGCTGTTTGCCACTGCACAATTTTCACGCTACCAGGAAGCTGAGGCTTTTATTCAGGAGCATTTCCAGAACCGCTCTGGCCTTTCCCGTAAAATTGAGGGCCGCGAAGGAGGACGCTCATGAAAATAAAAGAGATTAAGGAAATCCTCCTTCTGGGTGAGGGTCAGAACATTGAATTTAAATCCCGCTGCGTGAATGCTGAAGCTATCGGCCCGACAGTCAGCGGTCTCCTGAATACTTCTGACGGTGGTTTCATTGTCTGCGGTGTTAACGATACCGGAGAAATCATCGGAATCAATGATACCGGGGTATTGGTAAAAAACCTTGAACAGACCCTGGAAAGAGATCTTTCCCCCAGAACACTTGTGGAAATCCATGTTCAGAAAGTCCAGGACAAAGATCTGATCGTACTGGAAGTGCCGGCCGGGCGGGATCCCCCTTACGCATTTCAGGGTGTTATCTACACGCGGACCGGTGCGGAAACCAAAAAGGCCGATGTCGATACAATTCGTGACATTGTTCTCCGCAGACAGGTGGAGCCGGAGCGCTGGGAAAGACGATTTTCTTCGGCAGATCCTGAAAATGATCTGGATGCAAAGGAAATCAATTCCGCGATAAACGCAATAGCTGAAACTGATCGACTCCGGTTTGACCTTCAGTTCACCACGATCTCGTTTCTTGAAAGGCTATCCGTTTTCAAATATGGAAGGCTGACCAATGGCGGCGATGTTCTCTTTACTACGAATCCTGCAATACGAAACCCGCAAATACGGGTACGGGCTGCAAGATTTACAACCGATAAGACTGATGACACATACCGGGACCTGAAATCTTTCGAGGGGCCACTGGTCCCGTTACTGGAAGATGTGTTCGGGTTTATCCAGAGAAATACCCCTACATCATCAGACTTTACAACAGACCGTCTCAAACGCCAGGATATCCCCCAGTATCCTACGATTGCAATACGGGAGGGTCTTGTCAACGCTTTTGCCCACCGGGATTATAGTGATTTTTCCGGAGGAATTATCATCAGTATCTATCCGGATCGCCTCGAGATAGAGAACTCGGGTAAATTCCCCGAAGGGGTCACTCCGGATACACTTTTGAAAGGACATATTTCCGTTCTGCGCAATCCGGATATTGCCCATGTGCTCTACCTGAGAGGATTCATGGAAAAGATGGGTAGGGGTAGTGCTCTGATTCAAAAAGCCTGTGCTGATCAAGGCTTGCCACTTCCCCAATGGTCACAGACCGAACAGGGTGTCAGGCTGACTTTTTTTGCGCTGTCTGAAAACCGGGGAGTGAGCAAAGAAAGCCCCAGGAATGTTCCCTGGGAAGTTGTACGCCTGCTTAATGTGCTTGATGGAGAAATGTCCCGGAGTGAACTCCAGGTTATTCTCAAATTGAAAGATGCCGAACACTTCAGATCCGCATACCTGAAACCTGCAATCGAACAAAAAATCATAAAAATGACAAAACCTGAAAAACCAAGCAGTTCCAAACAAAAATATTGTCTTACTAAACTGGGTGAATCTCTGCGGGACCAGAAATAATTCGGATTATTTCACAAGGTTTTGATTCACATACTCCTGCCGGGGCGGAGACCCGTTGAGCGTCCTGCCCCTCCCTTCAGCAAAACCTAAGACCCCACTCCTGCAGAGTAATATCCTAACCCACGGGCCCGGGGGCCAAGGAGCCAGAACATGGCAGATTTCGTACAGAATGGAAACATCAGGAGTCCCATCCGCACCCTTGCAGAACCAACTGCAGACGCAGCGACGTTCAACACGATCGTCCGGTCGGTCATCACGACCAACCCGTTTGCCTGTGTAGCCTGCATGACTTCCGGCGAGAGACACCCCGCCCGGCTGCGAAACCCCGTTGAGCGTCCAATAAAAATGATCCCGACACGAAACTCCCCATCTCGTACACCCGCTGCAAACATCAAAAATAATACAGCGGATTTACCCGCCAGATACGTAAACCATTTTATACTTCCACCCCCCCAGATATCCGCAATGGATGTGACGCGGGAGATGAAGAATGCTGAAAGGATACAATAACAAAATCCCCATGTTCGATCCCGTGAACGATACCGTCCTCTACCGCTGCCTCCGGTATAATCTTAACAACGGTTCGCGGAGGAAACGCGGCACGGATCTCTTCGCAAGGAAAGATGCGGACAATACGATCGTCTACTACTTCCGGCACTGGGACAACAGCAGCACCGGACCGGCGACCTGCCAGGTTACTTCAAAAGAAGAAGCAGTCCGGTTCAGCCGGGAACAGTTCACGAGACCCGGGTTTTGCACCGGCGGGAACCACCGGGGGCTCTCGGAATTTTTGCCGGAAGTTTATTCGAAGGCATGAGGAGATTCCCGCGGGATTTTTTCCTTCCGGGGGGTCCCGGACCAGATCCGACATTCCTGCCCATGGACAGCAGCCTGGATTTTTCCTGGTTCTGCCACGGGAATAGCACCAATAGGGATCATTTTAAACCCCACATCTCAGCCGGTTTCCCGTGAAACCCAGTCAAATCAGTATTTACAAAAATCCGTCAACTAAATTCCCTGTTTTTGCAACTAAATTCAGTACCAAAAACCCCGAAAAGGGTAATCGGAGCCCGTACAGGGCGTATTTTGCCCCGTCCCCGTTTATGCCCGAAAAAGGGGTTTTATCTTGTCAGTTACTGCTGCCGTCACCCCGTATCTCAATAATCCGGTCCGGCAGGATCCGGAAATACTGCCAGGTCTGGTGCGGGGAGAGACCCCAGAGTTCGATGAAGGTGACAGGGCCCTGGGGCAGGAGCCGCATGGAGCGGATGAGTGGACGGAACTGGATCGCTGCATCTTCTTCACCGGCAACTTTTGCCCGGACCCGTTTTACTTTGACGAAGATGGTTGCAGTCCGGGTGACGATATAAAAATCTGCCGGGAGTTCGCATGCCCCGGTGAGTTCCACAACACTGCCCCGCTCTCTTGCGCACGGGTGGGCGGCCTTTGCGGCTTTAAGGGGTGGACGTCCCCGCGTCATACGCTCCTCCGGTTGTCAGGATCATTCACGCAATTTTTCGCTGAACGTAGTCGCCCGAAAAAAGAGCGTGAGACACGCGAGAGGAGTTCCCTGTTGATCGGCCGCGTTACTTCACCGACAGGGTAACAGGGCCGGTGAATTCCATCAGCAGTTGCTCCGGCCGGATAATGGCGGGCGATGTCGTGTTCGTATGCTGTCTGGTTATCGTTACATTCAGATTCCCGAAATGCCGGGATGTGTGGTGATCCTGATGTCATGTCCATCATCGTTTTTTAAAAATGATCTCTCCCACGGAAAGACCGGAGCCCGGTTCCCGTGCCGTAAGAAAACTCCTGGTGCCCCGGCGCCATCACCGGATTGCTGGAAAACCCGGGTGCCCGTCCGTTCAGGATATTTGCTACCGGTGTACGGGTTTTGGGGTTATTGCACAAGGGAGAGATACGATACCCGGCGGTTCTCTCCACATCCAAAAAAGACCATACCGGCAGCCTGAGTCCTGTACTGCACGGGAACTGCACCGGGCAGCCCCATGATTACCGGCATGAGGGAGACGGGAAAAATGCCGGGAGGTAGTTGCAATACCGGCAATAATTCCTGGTTCCGGCCCCGTAAAATCCGGGGTTTGTTCATGCACGGTTTGTTCATGAATATTTTATTATATTATGTAGTTTATCGAATATATTTTTGCCGGTTTGCGACATGCATATCTCCAAAAACAAAGAGCTTGCAAGGAAAAAGAAAAGGGAAAAAACCAGTTGCCTGCCGGAAGTTTACAAGACGGAATTATGTTGGGAATAATAGGAATTTCCCGGGGGATCGTATCATGGAAATTTATCATGACCGGACAATGGATACACACGGATTTTGTACTGCCGTCCGGGAAAACACCGGGGGCAGAACGGGCAATACCGGAGAGACCCGCGAGTAGTATTCATGCTTACAATTTGATCATGACCGCGGTCAAGCGGATACCGGGGAAGATTCTTCCCGTGTCATGTCCCGGACTATTCCGGTTCTTCTTTCATCAGGTCCCGGATCTGTTTTTTAAGCACAGGCAATTCATCGTGAACACTGGTCCAGAGCAGATGCCAGTCTACACGGAAATAGCGGTGCGTAACAATATCCCGTACCCCGGCAAGTCCGCTCCAGTCCACTTCAGGGTGTTTTGTAACCAGGGATTCAGGCAGGTTTTTTGATGCTTCCCCAATCACCTGGAGATTACGGAGAATCGCATCTTTTGTCCGTTCGTCAGCCATCAGTTGATTAAAAAGATATGTCCCCGGTGAATTTTTCGATCTTTTCAATCGACTGGTGAAGATCAAATAAAAGGAGAGCAGAAGATCGTTTTTCAGACATACACGACCTCATGCATTACCTGGTCGCGGATAAGAGGATGAAGACCTTCAGGGGTGACAAGATCAACCCGGATATTGAGGCGATCCGCGATAAGATCTTTTAAATGCACGAATTTCATCAGACCTATCTGCTCCTTAAATTCCACGACCAAATCGAGATCGCTCTGTTCGGTCTGGTCTTTTCTTGAATATGAACCAAAGATACCAATGCTTCTGACATGGTACTGCTCACTAAGCTCGTACCTCATGCTCCGCAGCTGGTCCAGTATTTCAGATGTATTCCTCATCTTCCTGAGGGAATATTCGCACTCCACATATATGATTGATATGGCGGTGAAGACTACAGGTTTTTTTTGCATTTCCACCCGGATTCTGCTTCCGGCACGGGAACAACAATCGCACCGGGCCGGCAACCTGCCAGGTTACTTCAAAAGAAGAAGCAGTCCGGTTCAGCCGGGAACCGTTCACGAGGCCGGGCCTTTTTGCCGGCTGCCCTTCTCTTCAAACCGGTAGATCTCAAAACCCACATCGGCAAGTCTCTCCGGAATCTCACTGACCGCATCCAGGTCTTTTTTCTTCTCGGCCTTATCGAGCTGGTCCCAGCCCACAAGACTCGGGTTGATCTTCAGCGCATCATCCCGTGTCCTGCCGTATTTCCACCCGTTCTCCAGTTTCTCTTTCATCCACCGCTCGTGTTCGAGCCGCGCAAGTTCCTCAATTTCCTTATCCTCAAACTTAATCCGTAAGATCTCCCCTTTATTCCCGGGCCACAAGCCACACCCGATAACCCTGAGTTTTTCCGGTATATGCCGTGCCTGGCCCCGGTTCGATTCCCGGAACTCTTCTTCCAGTTTTTCCCAGGGAACATCATTGATGGTCGGTTTCCCGATGTGATCGAGGGTAGCCCGGTACTGGATATGGTTTTCTTTGGCAATGGCCTCGATTGCATCGCTGAAGATCACGTCCTGCAGGACAAGTCTCATGAACCGGTCCGCATCGACATGGAGCGCCAGTTGTTCGTTCGAAGGTAACGCGGACTGCGAAAACCTTCTCTTTTTTGCAAGCTGGCTCATATCGATGATACCCTCCATGGAACGTACGCCATGCAGGTATTGCGGGACTTTTAAAAATGCCCTTACAACACAGGGAT encodes the following:
- a CDS encoding IS5 family transposase, with product MSGFGDYFLHQEYTKIAGLGNKLGEIRDIIDWEKFRPILNDMYRDNKEIGGRPHNDEILMIKMLVLAGWHGLSDYEVELLAIDRLSFRHFLGYPEKIPDRSTVWLFRENLTNHGKIHLIWDELQRQLDEQGYSIKRGTIQDASFITSDPGHAKADKPRGDVAKTRRSRDGTWARKGNKSEFGYKLHSLIDKEYQFVRRFDTSTASLHDNQIDLSQKGETVYRDKGYFGTVPFASIDKTMKRSVRGKPISTKDKRRNRAISRTRSLVERPFAVIKRVFHAGHVMVTTHLRVHAKNLFACFSYNLFNLVTVQKNHTV
- a CDS encoding nucleotidyltransferase family protein; the encoded protein is MDHYELIAAKREQILLLAARFGIKDIRIFGSVARHEAREGSDIDFLVGFPLGTSLLTHAAFQRELSELLECDVDVASVNGLKEQIRHSVIQEAVPL
- a CDS encoding HepT-like ribonuclease domain-containing protein, giving the protein MQVIGEAANGISPEFQKHHTNIPWKDIIAMRHLLVHQYFGIDLDEIWNTAKQDLPRLQQEISLLL
- a CDS encoding DUF4062 domain-containing protein translates to MTPDRKLTVLVSSTVYDYEELLERIYVLLTQFGYEVWMSHKGTPPVSSDLSNLENCLAATEKCDLFLGIITPRYGSGICEDGLSITHHELKRAIELKKPRWILAHDHVFFAHTLLNSLGFEGKNGRKKLPPLEKPFLDLRTIDMFEDAIISDMPYGNRQGNWVQKFTSDPDAMLFATAQFSRYQEAEAFIQEHFQNRSGLSRKIEGREGGRS
- a CDS encoding RNA-binding domain-containing protein, which produces MKIKEIKEILLLGEGQNIEFKSRCVNAEAIGPTVSGLLNTSDGGFIVCGVNDTGEIIGINDTGVLVKNLEQTLERDLSPRTLVEIHVQKVQDKDLIVLEVPAGRDPPYAFQGVIYTRTGAETKKADVDTIRDIVLRRQVEPERWERRFSSADPENDLDAKEINSAINAIAETDRLRFDLQFTTISFLERLSVFKYGRLTNGGDVLFTTNPAIRNPQIRVRAARFTTDKTDDTYRDLKSFEGPLVPLLEDVFGFIQRNTPTSSDFTTDRLKRQDIPQYPTIAIREGLVNAFAHRDYSDFSGGIIISIYPDRLEIENSGKFPEGVTPDTLLKGHISVLRNPDIAHVLYLRGFMEKMGRGSALIQKACADQGLPLPQWSQTEQGVRLTFFALSENRGVSKESPRNVPWEVVRLLNVLDGEMSRSELQVILKLKDAEHFRSAYLKPAIEQKIIKMTKPEKPSSSKQKYCLTKLGESLRDQK
- a CDS encoding HepT-like ribonuclease domain-containing protein, translated to MADERTKDAILRNLQVIGEASKNLPESLVTKHPEVDWSGLAGVRDIVTHRYFRVDWHLLWTSVHDELPVLKKQIRDLMKEEPE
- a CDS encoding nucleotidyltransferase family protein: MQKKPVVFTAISIIYVECEYSLRKMRNTSEILDQLRSMRYELSEQYHVRSIGIFGSYSRKDQTEQSDLDLVVEFKEQIGLMKFVHLKDLIADRLNIRVDLVTPEGLHPLIRDQVMHEVVYV